A stretch of the Corylus avellana chromosome ca6, CavTom2PMs-1.0 genome encodes the following:
- the LOC132185444 gene encoding cysteine-rich repeat secretory protein 38-like, which translates to MSSSKFTSLLYLLSFVLLFKAAFGYGYLHHICSSTEKFTTNDPFDTNLRDLAGNLSNATPANGFALDSRGQSPYQVYGLALCLVNVPKEDCWGCVSNAGQDILNRCPNTKGATIWYVKCLFKYRNENFFGQLDLNGVGSCSPNNVSESIISFNENRNNLWSQLANETLGSQNLYAVGSSELNGSSKLYGFTQCTKDISRADCGVCLDSSFRYISENCNGKQGGSISTGSCSIRYEMYEFLNN; encoded by the coding sequence ATGTCTTCATCGAAATTCACCTCCCTTCTCTATCTTCTCAGCtttgttcttcttttcaaaGCTGCTTTTGGTTACGGCTATCTCCATCACATTTGTTCAAGCACTGAGAAGTTTACCACCAACGACCCTTTTGACACAAACCTACGAGACCTCGCAGGTAATCTTTCAAATGCAACACCAGCCAATGGGTTCGCTCTTGATTCCAGGGGACAGAGCCCCTACCAAGTATATGGACTTGCTCTTTGTCTCGTTAATGTCCCCAAGGAAGATTGCTGGGGCTGTGTTTCTAATGCAGGCCAAGATATTCTCAACCGTTGCCCAAATACCAAAGGGGCAACCATATGGTATGTGAAATGCTTATTCAAGTATCGAAATGAGAATTTCTTTGGCCAACTAGACCTCAATGGCGTGGGCTCTTGTTCCCCGAATAATGTAAGCGAGTCCATTATATCATTTAACGAAAACAGAAACAATTTGTGGAGCCAACTTGCCAACGAAACTCTTGGATCGCAAAATTTGTACGCAGTAGGAAGTTCAGAACTCAACGGATCAAGTAAACTGTATGGGTTTACTCAGTGCACGAAGGATATTTCTAGGGCTGATTGTGGGGTTTGTCTTGATTCTTCATTCAGGTACATTTCCGAAAATTGTAATGGGAAACAAGGTGGAAGCATTTCGACCGGGAGTTGCAGCATAAGATATGAGATGTACGAATTTCTCAACAATTGA
- the LOC132185445 gene encoding LOB domain-containing protein 24-like, with protein MISPRCAACKYLRRRCPSDCIFSLYFPPNDPQRFACVHRIYGASNVAKILQQLPPNLRAQAADTLYFEAHYRIQDPVYGCVGIISQLYQQIHNAESELAKTQAEIAFLNCNPQEEVQPIEANYSNFNNLLPNQYCPPSTQNSWFN; from the exons ATGATCTCTCCTCGTTGTGCAGCTTGCAAGTATTTGAGAAGAAGATGCCCTTCAGATtgcattttctctctttatttcccTCCCAATGATCCTCAAAGATTTGCTTGTGTTCACAGAATCTATGGTGCTAGCAATGTCGCAAAGATCCTCCAG CAACTCCCACCAAATCTCCGAGCTCAAGCAGCGGATACTTTGTATTTCGAGGCACATTATCGCATTCAAGATCCTGTTTATGGGTGTGTTGGAATTATTTCTCAATTATATCAACAAATACACAATGCAGAAAGCGAGCTGGCCAAGACCCAAGCTGAGATTGCCTTCCTCAATTGTAATCCACAAGAAGAAGTACAGCCAATTGAAGCCAATTATTCCAACTTCAACAATTTATTGCCCAACCAATATTGTCCTCCTTCCACTCAGAATTCTTGgtttaattag